One genomic segment of Cannabis sativa cultivar Pink pepper isolate KNU-18-1 unplaced genomic scaffold, ASM2916894v1 Contig5, whole genome shotgun sequence includes these proteins:
- the LOC133033364 gene encoding nicotinamide adenine dinucleotide transporter 1, chloroplastic-like isoform X2: protein MGGHGGSSDGQTFRDFIVHAGSGASAGAIAATFVCPLDVIKTRLQVHGVPSGHKGSIIVSSLENIIKTEGLRGLYRGLSPTILALLPNWAVYFTVYERLKHLLHSHDDSHHLTIGANMVAAAGAGAATAISTNPLWVVKTRLQTQGMRPDVIPYKSIFSALTRIAHEEGFRGLYSGVLPSLVGVSHVAIQFPAYEQIKYYIAKKNNTTVDKLNSGSFAIASSISKVVASVLTYPHEVVRSRLQEQGHSRNTEVRYAGVIDCVKKVFRKEGIPGFYRGCATNLLRTTPSAIITFTSYEMIHRFLQGLVPPDENNSQDYPKKTSDGNGEMVKENNKSVLGQSQSQLNTRTTPI, encoded by the exons ATGGGTGGACATGGCGGATCATCAGATGGGCAAACCTTTAGAGATTTCATAGTTCATGCTGGCTCTGGAGCCTCCGCTG gTGCTATTGCTGCTACATTTGTGTGCCCTTTGGATGTGATTAAGACAAGGTTGCAGGTCCATGGAGTTCCCTCTGGCCATAAAG GTAGTATTATTGTCTCCAGTTTAGAGAACATAATAAAAACTGAAGGTTTGCGGGGGTTGTATCGCGGCCTTTCACCAACAATACTAGCCTTACTTCCGAATTGGGCG GTTTATTTCACTGTATATGAGCGACTAAAGCACCTTCTTCATTCACATG ACGACAGCCATCACCTCACAATAGGCGCAAACATGGTAGCAGCTGCTGGTGCAGGGGCCGCCACAGCTATTTCAACAAATCCATTGTGGGTTGTAAAGACTAGGCTTCAA ACACAGGGAATGAGGCCTGATGTAATTccatacaaaagcatattttCCGCTTTAACCAGGATTGCACACGAGGAGGGCTTTCGGGGATTATATAG TGGAGTCCTGCCCTCATTGGTGGGAGTAAGCCATGTCGCGATTCAGTTTCCAGCATACGAGCAGATCAAGTATTACATAGCTAAAAAAA ATAATACAACTGTTGATAAGCTAAACAGTGGCAGCTTTGCAATTGCCTCATCAATATCGAAAGTAGTTGCATCGGTATTGACATACCCTCACGAG GTTGTGCGCTCGAGGTTGCAAGAACAAGGGCATTCCCGAAATACTGAGGTACGATATGCAGGGGTTATAGATTGTGTTAAGAAGGTGTTTAGAAAAGAAGGTATTCCCGGCTTCTACCGAGGCTGCGCTACCAATCTATTGAGAACAACCCCATCCGCCATCATAACCTTTACAAGTTACGAGATGATACATAGATTCTTGCAAGGGCTTGTTCCTCCCGACGAAAATAATTCACAAGATTACCCGAAAAAAACATCGGATGGGAATGGAGAGATGGtgaaagaaaataacaaatcaGTTTTAGGCCAATCTCAATCCCaattaaatacaagaacaaCACCAATTTAA
- the LOC115712167 gene encoding LEAF RUST 10 DISEASE-RESISTANCE LOCUS RECEPTOR-LIKE PROTEIN KINASE-like 1.1 isoform X2, with protein MFNLRMGPTTPLLAFFFFFLRHLLLPSSAEGKEIPRPHNCTQFPCGKLGMIGFPFSNISRPDCGVFTLNCSEEQDPKIQFKKGGGWYGVKNINQPDFSSFVVLEKTLPFYWNHSRDRCKLINDFSAPTPNISLLFSSYNFTAEKLFTLYNCSHNVSITPSLLDVDKTSCQGDYDIYCNTQNISFPFKQQCPIITLPFSHPPPPPYPYPHQLIFQVEINRDCFKCRFFNRGTCYNDKDNKFRCILHSKGKKKRKLIIGIIAGLSSGVLLTTIVLGIIMWRRKHKPATSRNIPDPYLNVDDPEGASGHLGVLVFSYKDLTEATNNFDAEKELGDGGFGAVYHGVLKDGREVAVKRLYEHNYKRVEQFVNEIKILTLLRHKNLVSLYGCTSHRSRELLLVYEYIPNGTVADHLHGDQAITSPLTWSIRLSIAIETASALAYLHASDIVHRDVKTNNILLDNNFSVKVADFGLSRLFPNDVTHVSTAPQGTPGYVDPEYHQCYQLTSKSDVYSFGVVLVELLSSMPAVDITRHRHEINLSNLAISKIQKRAYNELIDQQLGFASDIEVRTMTIAVAELAFECLQQDKEMRPTMDEVLERLRRIEDGKIETQPPPPQPSPECGDEVGLLKNMKHDQHSPSSPNAVTEAWPSTTSTTPNFSA; from the exons ATGTTCAACCTCAGGATGGGTCCTACTACTCCTCTGCTtgctttctttttcttctttctcagACATCTTCTGCTTCCAAGCTCCGCTGAAGGAAAGGAAATTCCTCGTCCTCATAACTGTACACAATTTCCTTGTGGAAAACTTGGCATGATTGGTTTCCCTTTTAGCAATATCAGTAGACCTGATTGTGGGGTGTTCACACTGAACTGTTCAGAAGAACAAGATCCAAAGATCCAATTTAAGAAAGGAGGAGGCTGGTATGGTGTAAAAAATATCAATCAACCAGATTTTAGTTCTTTTGTGGTCTTGGAGAAAACACTACCCTTTTACTGGAATCATTCCAGGGATAGATGTAAACTTATCAATGATTTCTCTGCTCCCACACCTAACATTTCATTACTCTTTTCTTCCTATAACTTTACAGCTGAGAAATTGTTCACACTTTACAATTGCAGCCACAATGTTAGCATCACTCCATCTTTATTAGATGTTGATAAAACTAGTTGCCAAGGAGACTATGACATCTACTGCAACACTCAAAACATAAGTTTTCCATTCAAACAACAATGTCCAATTATCACTCTTCCATTTTCACATCCACCTCCACCTCCATATCCTTATCCTCATCAATTGATCTTTCAAGTGGAAATAAATCGTGATTGTTTTAAATGCCGCTTTTTTAATAGAGGGACATGCTACAATGATAAAGATAATAAATTTCGGTGTATTTTGCATTCAAAAG gaaaaaagaagagaaagttAATAATAGGAATAATAGCAG GGTTGAGTTCGGGAGTTCTTTTAACTACAATTGTCTTGGGAATCATTATGTGGCGCAGGAAACATAAACCTGCTACTTCAAGGAACATCCCTGATCCATATTTGAATGTGGATGATCCAGAGGGTGCAAGTGGCCATCTTGGGGTCCTTGTGTTTTCCTATAAAGATCTTACTGAAGCCACTAATAACTTTGATGCTGAAAAAGAACTTGGAGATGGAGGCTTTGGAGCTGTATACCATG GCGTGCTCAAAGACGGGAGAGAAGTAGCAGTGAAGCGATTATACGAGCACAACTACAAAAGAGTAGAACAATTCGTAAACGAGATAAAAATCCTCACACTCCTGCGCCACAAAAACTTGGTATCCCTCTATGGTTGCACTTCACACCGCAGCAGAGAACTCCTCCTAGTCTACGAGTACATCCCCAATGGCACAGTTGCAGACCATCTCCACGGAGACCAAGCCATAACAAGCCCTCTAACCTGGTCAATCCGCTTAAGCATCGCCATTGAAACAGCCAGTGCATTAGCCTACCTCCACGCCTCAGACATAGTCCACCGCGATGTCAAGACCAACAACATTCTCTTAGACAACAATTTCAGTGTCAAAGTTGCGGATTTCGGCCTATCAAGGCTTTTCCCCAACGATGTAACACATGTTTCAACTGCACCACAAGGAACCCCTGGCTACGTTGATCCAGAGTATCATCAGTGTTATCAGCTGACTAGTAAGAGCGATGTTTATAGCTTTGGAGTTGTTCTAGTTGAGCTCTTATCATCTATGCCTGCTGTTGATATAACAAGACATAGACATGAGATTAATCTCTCTAACTTAGCTATATCCAAGATTCAAAAAAGGGCTTATAATGAGTTGATTGATCAACAACTTGGGTTTGCTTCAGATATTGAAGTTAGAACTATGACCATTGCTGTAGCAGAGTTGGCTTTTGAGTGTTTACAACAAGATAAGGAAATGAGGCCTACAATGGATGAAGTTTTGGAAAGACTAAGGAGAATTGAAGATGGGAAAATTGAGACTCAACCACCACCGCCACAACCTTCCCCGGAATGTGGCGATGAAGTGGGGttgttaaaaaatatgaaacatGATCAGCATTCGCCATCATCGCCGAATGCTGTCACTGAAGCTTGGCCAAGTACTACTTCTACTACGCCTAATTTCAGTGCCTAA
- the LOC133033374 gene encoding uncharacterized protein LOC133033374: MHSSPKNNNNNNNRSIFEKKQSTTKKPISTLSPHPQTQSLSSSNSPFKFKFNLNFTTIKQNPNHTTHLKTMAALQRFKLLATQCGVTQSPTRSPRTSPVIHLRRRKTTLRMLLGRSKSTVNYRTSPPRQRDSNSNSNSTSSVIDRFRFLRAAATAAPAPEKATPVKRNSLKELFGSSSPVELEEEEVKGIYKENRVSVMVVGSTRLQSGSGSPRPAGWSGFRYRSLLRRTWRPMLVSIPE; this comes from the coding sequence atgcattCGAGTcctaaaaacaacaacaacaacaacaacagatccatttttgaaaagaaacaatcaacaacaaaaaaacccaTAAGTACTCTCTCTCCTCATCCTCAAACTcaatcattatcatcatcaaattcaccattcaaattcaaattcaacCTCAATTTCACAACTATAAAACAAAACCCTAACCACACCACTCACCTCAAAACCATGGCTGCTCTTCAAAGATTCAAGCTCCTCGCAACTCAGTGCGGCGTCACACAGAGCCCCACACGTAGCCCTAGAACTTCTCCGGTCATCCACCTCCGTCGCCGGAAAACTACCCTCCGTATGCTTCTCGGCCGATCAAAAAGCACCGTCAATTACCGTACTTCTCCTCCTCGACAACGAGACTCCAATTCCAATTCCAATTCCACCTCCTCCGTCATCGACCGGTTTCGATTCCTCAGGGCTGCTGCTACGGCGGCTCCGGCGCCGGAGAAAGCTACTCCGGTGAAGAGGAACAGTCTTAAGGAGCTTTTCGGGTCTTCTTCTCCGGTTGAattggaagaagaagaagttaaAGGTATTTATAAGGAGAACAGAGTGTCGGTTATGGTTGTCGGGTCGACCCGATTACAATCCGGGTCGGGTTCTCCTAGACCCGCGGGGTGGTCGGGTTTCCGTTATAGGTCGTTATTGAGGAGGACGTGGCGCCCTATGCTGGTTTCTATCCCTGAGTAA
- the LOC133033364 gene encoding nicotinamide adenine dinucleotide transporter 1, chloroplastic-like isoform X1, giving the protein MGGHGGSSDGQTFRDFIVHAGSGASAGAIAATFVCPLDVIKTRLQVHGVPSGHKGSIIVSSLENIIKTEGLRGLYRGLSPTILALLPNWAVYFTVYERLKHLLHSHAVADDSHHLTIGANMVAAAGAGAATAISTNPLWVVKTRLQTQGMRPDVIPYKSIFSALTRIAHEEGFRGLYSGVLPSLVGVSHVAIQFPAYEQIKYYIAKKNNTTVDKLNSGSFAIASSISKVVASVLTYPHEVVRSRLQEQGHSRNTEVRYAGVIDCVKKVFRKEGIPGFYRGCATNLLRTTPSAIITFTSYEMIHRFLQGLVPPDENNSQDYPKKTSDGNGEMVKENNKSVLGQSQSQLNTRTTPI; this is encoded by the exons ATGGGTGGACATGGCGGATCATCAGATGGGCAAACCTTTAGAGATTTCATAGTTCATGCTGGCTCTGGAGCCTCCGCTG gTGCTATTGCTGCTACATTTGTGTGCCCTTTGGATGTGATTAAGACAAGGTTGCAGGTCCATGGAGTTCCCTCTGGCCATAAAG GTAGTATTATTGTCTCCAGTTTAGAGAACATAATAAAAACTGAAGGTTTGCGGGGGTTGTATCGCGGCCTTTCACCAACAATACTAGCCTTACTTCCGAATTGGGCG GTTTATTTCACTGTATATGAGCGACTAAAGCACCTTCTTCATTCACATG CTGTAGCAGACGACAGCCATCACCTCACAATAGGCGCAAACATGGTAGCAGCTGCTGGTGCAGGGGCCGCCACAGCTATTTCAACAAATCCATTGTGGGTTGTAAAGACTAGGCTTCAA ACACAGGGAATGAGGCCTGATGTAATTccatacaaaagcatattttCCGCTTTAACCAGGATTGCACACGAGGAGGGCTTTCGGGGATTATATAG TGGAGTCCTGCCCTCATTGGTGGGAGTAAGCCATGTCGCGATTCAGTTTCCAGCATACGAGCAGATCAAGTATTACATAGCTAAAAAAA ATAATACAACTGTTGATAAGCTAAACAGTGGCAGCTTTGCAATTGCCTCATCAATATCGAAAGTAGTTGCATCGGTATTGACATACCCTCACGAG GTTGTGCGCTCGAGGTTGCAAGAACAAGGGCATTCCCGAAATACTGAGGTACGATATGCAGGGGTTATAGATTGTGTTAAGAAGGTGTTTAGAAAAGAAGGTATTCCCGGCTTCTACCGAGGCTGCGCTACCAATCTATTGAGAACAACCCCATCCGCCATCATAACCTTTACAAGTTACGAGATGATACATAGATTCTTGCAAGGGCTTGTTCCTCCCGACGAAAATAATTCACAAGATTACCCGAAAAAAACATCGGATGGGAATGGAGAGATGGtgaaagaaaataacaaatcaGTTTTAGGCCAATCTCAATCCCaattaaatacaagaacaaCACCAATTTAA